From Epinephelus lanceolatus isolate andai-2023 chromosome 5, ASM4190304v1, whole genome shotgun sequence, the proteins below share one genomic window:
- the zpd gene encoding zona pellucida glycoprotein d — translation MIQIGLKLSVVLVLLAGFTRHRVEGVCSVEHCTDRTRCILSKDQRSCKCAVGYYADQCDKNAHIKVICSKDFIGIRVIEDFFRYHKVPLESLHLPNKSCRAQRKVINGVPYYLSKISKDKYVTCGGKPLEKNFTHISYSLSLLSDAHVTGNIIRDPVIKMDFTCFYPYIRRVSLPFPIIPFSTETVMRVDELDATIQMMLYTDQSYSEAYSSAPTIELRDKVYVEVTVTEPADFFLLRINECWATQFAQPNTTEELVHTLILNGCVNDRTVSFLNTSMGQSGHNGESSTIRYSFDMFRFTTEPHELYLHCTVQLCEPDDPKSCTPNCNSITKREAVRADPSLGLLSYGPIRIEMPDRPQSSLLTTVVLPVAGVWTVGFFLIILITVAKAGSRRLAPMGEH, via the exons ATGATCCAAATCGGCTTGAAG CTGAGCGTGGTCCTCGTGCTTCTCGCTGGCTTCACGCGCCACCGAGTTGAGG GTGTCTGCAGTGTGGAGCATTGCACTGACCGCACAAGATGTATTCTGTCTAAAGACCAAAGAAGCTGCAAATGTGCAGTTGGGTATTATGCTGACCAGTGTGACAAAA atgCGCACATCAAAGTAATATGCAGCAAAGACTTCATAGGAATCAGAGTGATAGAAGATTTCTTCAGGTATCACAAGGTGCCACTGGAGTCTCTGCACTTGCCCAACAAATCTTGCCGTGCTCAGAGAAAGGTCATCAACGGTGTGCCGTACTACCTATCCAAGATATCTAAAGACAAATATGTAACCTGCGGAGGCAAGCCACTGGAG AAAAACTTCACTCACATCTCCTATTCTCTGAGTCTACTGTCAGATGCTCACGTTACTGGAAACATCATCAGAGATCCAGTCATTAAGATGGACTTCACATGCTTCTATCCATACATCAGAAGAGTCAGCCTGCCTTTCCCAATCATCCCCTTTTCCAC CGAGACGGTGATGCGTGTAGATGAACTTGATGCCACGATACAGATGATGTTGTACACTGACCAATCCTACTCTGAGGCCTACAGTAGTGCCCCCACCATTGAACTCAGAGACAAG GTGTATGTGGAGGTGACGGTCACAGAGCCTGCAGATTTCTTCCTGCTGCGGATTAACGAGTGTTGGGCCACACAGTTTGCCCAGCCGAATACTACAGAGGAACTGGTTCACACTCTGATTCTGAATGG GTGTGTGAACGACAGAACTGTTTCCTTTCTTAACACGAGCATGGGACAGTCTGGCCATAATGGAGAGAGTTCCACCATTCGCTACAGCTTCGACATGTTTCGTTTCACAACAGAACCTCACGAGCTCTATCTACACTGCACTGTTCAACTGTGTGAGCCAGATGACCCCAAGTCCTGCACACCT AACTGTAATTCTATCACTAAGAGAGAAGCGGTGAGAGCAGACCCCAGTCTGGGCCTCCTCTCATATGGACCCATCAGGATTGAAATGCCAGACAGACCTCAGTCCA GCTTACTGACAACGGTGGTGCTGCCTGTAGCAGGTGTCTGGACTGTAGGCTTCTTCCTTATCATCCTCATCACTGTAGCCAAGGCAGGCAGCAGGAGGCTGGCACCAATGGGGGAGCACTGA